The window CAGTCTTTGTTTGGCTGTGAAATGTTTTTTATTGTTGAAAACGGAAAGCTTGTCCTTGGTACCTGGCAGGGGATTTATTTCTGCGAATTTGACGGGCCAAGAAAAAGAAAAATACACATAAAAATAACAGGATGACTTCATAGGAGGAACTAAATGGCGCGTGTTGTATTAAAAAACATCTGGAAAAAGTACGGAAACGTGACAGCTGTTAAGGACGCAAACATCACATGTGAAGACAAGGAATTTTTAATCCTTGTAGGGCCGTCAGGCTGCGGAAAGACAACCACATTAAGGATGA of the Candidatus Goldiibacteriota bacterium HGW-Goldbacteria-1 genome contains:
- a CDS encoding sugar ABC transporter ATP-binding protein, coding for MARVVLKNIWKKYGNVTAVKDANITCEDKEFLILVGPSGCGKTTTLRMIAGLEEITSGEMYIDDKLVNDIPPKDRDIAMVFQNYALYPHMT